The DNA window TGGATCTTCTCGATCACCGACGCCGGCGATCCCACCAGGTTCGCCGTAACCTGGTGCTTCGGATCGCGGCCGGTATAGGCCAGCGAGACGCGGTGATGCACGAGGCCACTCTGCATATAGGTCTTTTCGGCTTGCTCGTCGGTCTTGCCGAGCAGCAGCGAAAACTGCGGCGCGATCTCGATCGAGCCCGGATCACGGCCAAGCTCGGCGGCGCGGCCCTTGAGCTGCTTGATGCGCTCATCGATCTCGTTGAACGGACGCCAGCCCGGCAACCAGCCCTGCCCGACCTGCGCGGCGCGTTCGATCGACGCCAGGTTGTGGCCGCCGATATAGAGCGGGAACGGATTCTGCACCGCCTTGGGAAACAGCTCGACATTGGAGAACGAGTAATAGGGTCCCTTATGGGTCGACACCTTGTCGGTCAGCAGGGTGTGCAATGCCTTTAGGCCTTCGTCCATCATGTCGCCGCGGCGAAAGGTCTTGGCCTTGTCGCCGGCCCAGGCCTCGAATTCCTCGCGATAGGCACCGAGTCCGACACCCATCATGAAGCGGCCGCCGGACAACTGGTCGATGGTCGTGATCTGCTTGGCAAGATAGACCGGCTCGCGCATCGGCAGCACCAGCAGCGCGGTACCGACGCGCAACGTCGTGGTGGCCTGTGCGATCATCGCCAGCGTAATCAGCGGCTCGTAGAAATTCGGCGGCGAATTCGGAAACAGCTGGCGGACATAGTTCTGCGTGGTCATGTGGTCGTTGCCCCACACCGAATCATAGCCGAGCTTCTCGCAGAGCACCGCGGTCTTGACGAGGTCCTGCGGCGCGCAGAACGGGATCGGGTAGGCGAGGCCTTCATAGCCGGTCGACAAACATACCGAAAACTTCATGACGTTTCCTTGGTTTCTATCAGGGCCGCCCCGCCGCGGTCGATCAGCGGGCTCGCATCCGCGTCACGCGAGCACCCGCAATTTGCCGTCCCGGGCCATCAGCGATTCGGCGCCGTCCCCGGTGACCAGCATCATGTCCTCGACCTGCAGACCGGCGAAACCGAGTTCGTAATATGGCGTCTCGACGCAGATCACCATGTTCGCCTCGAACACATCGCTGGAGTCGCCGGCGATGTTCGGCGGATCA is part of the Bradyrhizobium erythrophlei genome and encodes:
- a CDS encoding LLM class flavin-dependent oxidoreductase translates to MKFSVCLSTGYEGLAYPIPFCAPQDLVKTAVLCEKLGYDSVWGNDHMTTQNYVRQLFPNSPPNFYEPLITLAMIAQATTTLRVGTALLVLPMREPVYLAKQITTIDQLSGGRFMMGVGLGAYREEFEAWAGDKAKTFRRGDMMDEGLKALHTLLTDKVSTHKGPYYSFSNVELFPKAVQNPFPLYIGGHNLASIERAAQVGQGWLPGWRPFNEIDERIKQLKGRAAELGRDPGSIEIAPQFSLLLGKTDEQAEKTYMQSGLVHHRVSLAYTGRDPKHQVTANLVGSPASVIEKIQTLRAMGVDHCAAMVVAVNSLQEYNEQVQYFAEEVMPHVK